Below is a window of Fulvitalea axinellae DNA.
CAAAGAACTTTGTCACGTCAGTTTCATCATCATAAATAATAATGAACTGCGCAGGATCACGAACATAGTCATTCACAAAGAATGGCATATTAGTATAACGGGCGTAGCTGAACCCGCCTGTAATTCCCAACGATCCCAACAAAGCGTAATCACCTTCCAAAAACAACTCATAATCCTTCGCCGTATTGAAGATAGCGATAGTGTCAGCCAAGAACGGGTTCTCCTCCACAAAGCTTTGGTAGCTGTTGTAATCGACTCCGCCACGGATACCGGCACTGATTTTACCCGCTCCGTCAAACTCGTAAGTGGCCTTCAGCAAAGGAGCGATAACAGCGCTCGCTAAATTCTCGACAGTATCGCTCTGGTAGTTAATCGAAACTCCGGCTTCAATCAAAAACACGTTCGGCCTAAACTTTATTGTAGGACGCACCGAAACGTAAGACCTTGATTCTTTCTCCACCGGTTTGTCTAGGCTAGAGATAATCACATCTCCATCCAAGCCCAAAGCCCAGTCTCCGCCTAAATCGAACTCGCTTTCGCCTCCGATTGTCCAGCCGATTTCGGAAATACCGGACTTTCCTTTCATATAATAGAAATCCGTTCCGAGATCTAGTTGCATCAGGTCACGATCCACATTGCGGAAGCCTATGTTAGCCCCGAAGGTGTTCCAGTTTTGGGCGATATCCGAAGCGTCCGGAGTAGGATCGATATCGCTGTCATAACCGTAGAAATGAACGCCGCGCCTGTTGTAAAAAAGGTTCCCAGACAACACGGCTCTTTTGCCGATAAACTCACCGCCCAGATCGATAGCGGTCTCGCTTGCGCCCGAATTTTTGCTGTCAACCGGTCCGTTCAGCGACGAAGCGTGCGCAGCCCGGACATTCCAGTTCATGTCACGGCTTTTCGGGTTGGCCAAATAAAGTTCCAGATAAGGACTTACGTATGAACCAAAACCAGCCTTCACGTAATTCGGAGTATAAGAAGGGCGCTTTTCCTTTTTCATTTTCAACACCCGAATCGTAGGGCTAAACAAGGGCAAACCCAAGTCGTAATCCTTGATATCGAACTGTTGTGCCTGATGTTCGCGATCCAATTGCGGTTGGGGAGGAATCTTCTCATAACGGCGGTCCGCTTCCCCCACCCTGTTTTTCCGCTCTTTGATAATCTCAAACTGAGCGTCCTGCAGGCTCCCGGGCTTCTTGCCCTCCTCTTTTTTCTCCTGTGCCATGGCCGTAGCACCAGACAACAGGAAAAGGCTTAGGACTATAGAATATTTCATAACCAATTTCTCTTTTGAAAAAAATCAAACGGTTTTCCCGGAATCAAAACTGTTGCTTTTCATCCTCGCTCCCCTCTTCAGATCCGACATCAACAGAATCGGACTCGTTAGTCTCCACTTCCGCCGGAGCGTCAAGAGAATCCACCATCAACACTTGGGTGGTGTCACGCTTCTGGATTTGCTCCCGCGTTTTCTTCTCCGTTTGGGCCAATCGATCCTTGGCCTCTTCCACCACAGATTCCACCGGCGAGCCTTCGATAATCGATTCCAAAGTGGCTTTGGCCTGGAAAAGTTCGTCTTGGGCGATATAGTTATCGGCGATAAGCAAGAAGGCCTTGCTCAACCAATATTCGTACACGCCGAAGTTCTTGTTCAGGTCGATCAGCGTTTCGGTAGACTGCTCGTATTTGCCCTGCTCATGGAAGATCTTACCCAAAAGGTACTGGGCCTCGGCGCCGTTCACGTCTTTGGCAGTGTTGAGCGTATTCAGGAATTGGTCTATCGCCTCGTTGTATTCCTTCTTGCCGTAAGCAGCTTTACCCAGATAAAGGTTGGCCGAGTTCGTGGCGTTGGTTGAAACGTTGGCTTTCTCCAAAACCTGATTGGCGAAGAAGCGGGTCGAATCGAATTTGGCCAAAGAATAATAAGACTTCATCAACGCCGACCAGGCGTCATACTGGTCACGTTTCGTACGGGCCAAAGACGAAAGCAAACTCGCCGAATTAACCGCTTCGCGATGGTTCGATCTCAAGGTTTCGATATCGATAATCTTCTTAAGCGAACGGTTTACGTACATATTGTTGCCATCGGCCACCACATCGTCAAACCACTTGCGGGCGTTGTCGTCTTGCTTGTCACGGTAGTAGCATTCGGCCAAAAAGTACTTGGCGTCAACTTTATAAGCGCTTTCGGGATAATCGATCAAATAAGCCGTCAAACGGGTGATGCCTTGCGTATATTTCTGTGAGAAATACAGGTTACGCGCCGTTTCGAATTCCACCAACTGAAGATCTTCGCTCTCCGGGTTGGCTTTCTTGTACATGGCGATGTACTTGTCAAGCTCGTCCTGTTTTTCCAAGAATTTCAAAGCTCCCTGCAAGCCCAACAAAGCGTCGTTCGCCACGCTGGCTTTCGGGAATTCCTCGATAATCCGCTCGTAATCGTCAGCGGCTTCGCGATATTTTTTCAAATTGTAATAGTTCCTGGCTCTAAGCTCAATCGCCAAAGGCAAAACAGGGCTGTGTGGCGAAGACTTAATCAAGGTGTTGATATCCTCGATCGACTGATGGTAATCTCCGCTTTCGTTATCAAACGCCGCCATTTGGTAGATGGCGTCCTCACGCAGCTTTGAACGAGGTTCCATACTTACCACTTTGGCCAAATGAGCCCGCGAAGTCTGGAAATTTCCGCGAACGCCCTCGATCATTCCTTTTTGGAAATAAGCGTAATCCACATCGGGATTATTTTGGCTTACGGCCAAATCGTAATAGTTCAGGGCGCTTTGGTAAGTCTTGTCCACATAGTAGCAATCGGCCAAACGCATAAGAGCGTCACCGTAGAAAAGCTTGTTCGGGCGACTTTCCAACTCGGTAACGTAATTTTTGAAATACGGCAAAGCCAAGCTGTACTGCTTCGTATTAAAATAAGCGTAGCCCAATCCGTACATAGCGTTGAGGCGGACATTGTCACGATCCTCGGCCATACGAAGCGATGTGGTGTAGAACGGAATCGATTCCGCAAACGCCTTGCGCAACGAATGCGCCTCGGCGATCCAGTAATTGGTCTTCACCACGATGTCTTTGTCGTAAGGATATTGCAACGATTTCTCGAAGACCGGAATAGCTTTTTCTACCGCATCTTGGTTGAACAACTCCACGCCGCGCTTAAAGGTGATAATCTGCAAAGTCTCACGAACTTTAGGCGATTTGTACGGCAAGCCCTCAAGGTGCTTAATGGCGTTTTCGTAATTGTTGCCGTTCAGATAAGCGTCGCTGATCAACTCATTGGCTTCGGTCACGTATTTGTGCGAAGGATACTTCTTCACGAAATTGTTAAGCGAACGGATAGCTTGATCAAAGCGTTCCAGATCGTAGTTCAACTTACCGTAGTTGAAATCACTTTCCGAAGCGATATCTTCATTGAAATCCGCCTTGCGCGCCTTATCGAAGGCCGTCAGAGCGTAGTTTTTATTATCCGTTTTCAGATAAAGGCTACCCAAATAGTACGAGGCGTAATAAGCCAAAGAATCCTTGGCCAACGCGGCTTTCTTAAACGAGGAAATCGCGTCTTCGGAAGCGCCCGAACGGTATGCCGAATAACCCGCGCGATAGTAAATATCGGCCGGAGCCTTTTTGCGGACTTTCAGATACTTTCCGTAATACTTTCCGGCTTCGCCATAATCTTTGGCCCGGAAATAGGCCTCGGCCACCAAAAGCGTAAGTTCGGATCTGTTACCTACCTTTCCCTTACCGTCCACTATTGGCTTGGCGTAAGTCAGCAAGCTCTTGTCATCGCCCTGCTTATAATAAATATTGGCGATCAGGTACGGAACCACGTTTTTGTAAGCGTCGTCGGCACCGGCTACTTTCAGGTCTTTTACCGCCTTGTCATAATCACCGGCCTCATACTCGATATAACCGGCATAGTACGAAGCGGCCCCTTTTCTTTCGCTTTCGATTCCTTTGATGGAATTGAACAGCGGCAAAGCCTTCTGGAACATGCGAAGGTTGAAATACGAATAGGCTTTTTTGAACGTATAATCGGCTCGGGTCTCGCGGTCAAGCGACGATCCGTTTACCTTTTCGAAATACAACACCGCGCTTTTGAACTTGCCCGTGCTGTAATGATGGTTCGCCAACTCGTAAAATGCTTTGGCCGACAAAGGCGACTCCGGGTGGCGCTCCACAAAATCGCGGACGCGAGCCTCGCCGTCGCTATTGCCCAAATACATTGCGCTCATGGCGCCGTAGTAACGGGAATTCACCCGCAACAACTCGTTTGCCCCGCTCTCGGCGTAGCGGTCGAAACGCTCCCTGGCTGCCGAATACTTGCCCTTGGCGTATAGCTCCATGGCCGACTCGTACACCTGGGCGGACTTCTCCTCATAGACTTTCGTCTGGGCCATCAGGCCCAGCGGCGCCCAGAGCGTCACACCCAACAAAAAAATCCGGAATGCTTGTCTTATCATACGACTACGTTTATTGGCTTACTCGATGGTACTCGTTAAAAAACTCAATGCAAAACCTTGAACACCAGCTCGCGCAGGATCTGGCCTTGCGTTATGCTTGGGGCGTCCACGCCTTTTGAGGCCAAGTCGGCCTCTTTGAGATATCTGATACAGGCCACCACCTTGCGCAAATCATAATTGCGCGCGGCCATCCTGTACTCTTTTAATATAAACGGCGGAACTCCCAAAGTCCGGCTAAGGTGCCCGTCCGATTTGTCAGAAGCATGGTGCAACAACAACAACTTCGCAAAATAATTATACAGCAAACTGATCAGCGGAATAATCGGATGGTCTTTGGGGTTGGCCTCGAAGAAGTTTACGATTCGGTTGGCCTTCATCACGTCCCGAAAAGCGATCGCTTTCTGAAGTTCGAAAGGATTGTACTCCTTGCTAATGCCGACAAACTTGCGGATCATCTCTTCGTCAAGGCGAACTCCCTTTTCCTTAAAATTCAAAAAGATCTTGTCCACCTCGTTGCTCAGCCTCTCCAAGTCCGTTCCGATATAGTCGGCCAACATCTGCGCCGCCATATCGTCTATCACACCGCCCTTGGATTTGACCATATTCTTGATCCATTGCGGAAGCTGGCTGTCGTACATTTTTTTGGTAGACAACACTACTCCCACTTTGTCAAAAGCCTTATAAAGCTTGGTGTTCTTCGCCAAGTTTTTGCGCTTGTGGCAAAACACCAGAATAGTGGTAGGTACCGGATTTTCAAGATAAGAAAGCAACAGCTTTTGCGAGGCTTCCTGCTTCCAGTCCAGCAAGTCTTGGGCTTCCTTCACCACAACCACTTGCCGTTCGGCCATCATCGGGAATCTCCGCGCCGCGGACACCACCTTCTTGAGGTCTGAATCCTTTCCGTAAAACACCGTTTGGTTAAATCCCCTCTGCTCTTCCGGCAAAGCGTTGCGCTCCACAAACGCCCCCACCTGATCGATAAAGAAAGTTTCCTCGCCCTGCAACAGGTAAACCGGCGCATACCTGCCCGCCCTCATGTCTTTGATGATGCTTTCCGCCGTAACCGACATAAAAATCCGCTCGCTCTATAGTGAAAACTCAAAACGGGAAAACTCCCGCACACAAATATATAATTCCCCCACTACAAGAGAAAGCAGGCCCAAGAAAAGCTAGGTTTTAATAACAACTAAGTCACACATAAGCTGTCATTTTTGAGTACACTACAAAAAACACAACTATACATCTACAAATAATAAACGAACACTATAAAGCTGTTTCATCAAAATTCACAATACCAACAATAATAATATTACAAAACAATTACGGATAGCACCTAATTAAAAGCACAACATATGCGATTATCAATAATATAACTAAAACACATACACATTATCAAATTACCATAATCTCAAAATTTGGCTGTAATAGTTTTTTTAATATATTTATATAACCATCAATTATAAATATTATCCTTTCAAACTCAATGGATTTCTCTCGAGAATACACTCACAACCCTATAACGAACAATCACACACCAAACAAGTATGAAAACACGGATAGGAATCGTAAACAAGATCTCCCTCGCCGTCATTATTCCTTCTATCATACTGCTTAGCGCTACAGCGTGGCTAGTATCGAGGGAATTAAAGGAGAAGGGCGGAGAGATATCAAGACAGCTTGCGGTAAAATCCGCAGAAACTATCGCAGCCAAAATACACGCGGGTCTAGAAAGCGAAATGCAAACCGCAAGAACTCTCGCTTCCCAGCTCGGCGACTTAGACTCACTCACTCACTCTGAATTAGAGCGGTTTCAACTCAAGGCATTTTCCGGCTTCCTAACCAATTCGGACTTTGCCCAATCCATCTGGATAGATCGGCTGCCTGTTCCGGAAACAAAGGACGAACAAACCAAACGAGAACTCCACACTTACGCTAAAAACGGGAACGGGACAACAGCTTTTCAAAAAAGGAACCCAGCCCAAACCAGCAGGGCTCATAGAACCGCCTTTCTAGATATATCGAAAGGAGGGAAAGAAAAATTACTCCCTCCCTTAAAGGTTAAAAATTCTTACCCAAACGCGTCTGCTTGCGTTCCTATCCTTAATGAGTTTGGGCAATTTAAAGGAATGTTGAAGTACGTTTTCAGTCTCGCTTCGATATCCCAGATCGTTAAAGCAAACTCAACCGAAGATTATGAGGTGCTCCTCACCAACAGCGACGGAAAAACCCTTTTTGCTTCAAACAAAAACACCGATAAATCAAACCTACTCGGCCAATACGAAGGCCGTAATGCGGAACTCCGAAAAGTCATGGATTCCGGCCATGGCGCCTTTACATTCGAGCCAGAAGACCAAGACCGCATTATCTGCCTAACTCCCGTAAAACTTGGCAAATCGGACGAGTATTGGATGCTTGGCGTCACGTATTCTCTAAAACGCCATTGGGAAGCGGCCTCAGAGGTTTTTCTCAGCATTTTCTTATTTCTGACAGCAGGTTACTTGGGCTTGTCGCTTATCGCCAGGATTGCCGTCACAAAGGTAGCTAAACCACTACAGATCCTAACGGAACACCTTAAACGAATGGCCAAAGGCGAAATCAAAAGCTTCAAAAACGACAGTAACAAGAAAGACCAAGACGAAATTTACGACATTGGACGGTCACTCAACAAGGTGATCAAAGGACTAAAGAAAAAACAGGCTTTCGCCGCCGAAATCGGCAAAGGCAACCTCCACGAAAACCTCAAGCTGGAATCTGACGGGGATGTGTTGGGCCAAGAGCTTATCCGGATGCGTGACAACCTGCTAATCAGCAAGTTAAAAGAAGATGACGAAAAATGGATTTCGGACGGTCTGGCCATGTTTGCCAACCTCCTGAAAGACAATGACGCCGACACAAACGGCTTCAGCGTAACGATAATATCGGCTCTGGTAAGACGCCTGAAAGCAAACCAAGGATCGATCTTTTTAATCCGCAACGAAGGAGATGACGAATACCTTGAACTAGAAGGCACTTACGCTTACGACCATGAACGTGTAAGGGAAAACAGAATTGAAGTAGGCGACACATTGATAGGTCAATGCGCACTGGAAAAAGACCCTATTTTCCTCACCGACATTCCAGATGGCTACACAAGCATTACTTCAGGTTTGGGCGAAGCCACTCCGTCGTGTATCTGTATTTACCCCCTTATGGCTCATGACGAAGTGTACGGGGTAATCGAAATCGCCTCGTTTACCGTTTTTGGTGAAAAAGAAAAATCGTTCCTGACCAAAGTCTCCGATTCCCTCGCTCTCGCTTTCCGAAAAATCCAAACAAGCGAAGACACGCTAACGCTCCTCAGGCAATCGCAACAACAAGCCGAAGAACTAAAAACCCAAGAAGAGGAAATGCGTCAAAGCATGGAGGAATTGGCCGTCACCCAAGAACATATGGAAAGGGCTCAGTGGGAACTAAGGCTACAGCGTCAAAATCTGCAAGGGATCGTGGACAGCCTAAAGGTCAACATTCTCGCTTTCGACCAAAACTTCAAGATTTTGACTATCAACAAAGCTCTTAAGAGCCGTTACGTCGGCACTGTATACGATGTTATGGACGTTGGCGTATGCATACTTGACCTTTTGGACGAAAAAGACAAAGCCGACTGGATGCCCCGTTACAAGGCGGCATTGGCAGGCAAAGAGACAGAGCTTCTGCTAGAACTCCAATCCAAAGGATTGACATCTTTCCGATATTACAACGTCTCTCCGATATTTGATGATCAAAACGAAGTAATCGGGGCAGCTGTACTCTCCAATGATGTCACAGACAACAAAGAATATTACTGTCAGCGTCTTGAGCCGATTTTCTACAATATGGATACCGCTACAGTAGCCAGCAACGATCAGTAAAGAATAAGATAAAGCCGAGATGTCTAATTCCGAACGAAAAAGACTCTCGGCTTTAATAAACCCAAAAAATACCAGAGCAAAACCACGCTCCAGATTTAACCTATAGAATACTTCTCTTATTCAGCGACGTCACAAACCCTTTCGCCAATTGGAGTAACCTTGCGCTGGTCCGGACCTACATATTCGCTAAGCGGGCGAATCAACTTATTGGCGCTAGCCTGCTCCATTACATGAGCTGACCAGCCCGTAATCCGGCTCATTACAAAAATCGGTGTAAACATCTCGATCTCGAAGCCCATCATATAATACGCGGGCCCCGCAGGAAAATCGAGGTTCGGGTGAATGCCCTTCTCGGCGATCATCGTCTCCTCCAAAGCATCCGAGATCTCCACCCATTTTCTGTTGTTCGTAGCGTCGGCCACTTTATGCATATAAGAACGCATAGTCGGCACACGTGAATCGCCATTGCGGTACACCCTGTGACCAAAGCCCATAATCTTGCGCTTAGAGGCCAAAGCGTCCAAGAGCCATCCTTTGGCTTTCGCCTTCTCGCCCACTTCCTTCAGCATATGCATCACCTGCTCGTTAGCGCCTCCATGCAACGGTCCTTTCAAGGCCCCGATAGCGCCCACAATTGAGCTATAGATATCGGAAGTGGTAGAAGTGATCACACGTCCCGTGAAAGTGGAAGCGTTGAAGCTATGCTCGGCATAAAGGATCATCGAAGCGTCAAAAGCCTTTACGACTTCCTCTGACGGCACCTCGCCGAAACACATATGGAAAAAGTTCGCGCTAAAGCCCAAGTCTTCCGCTGGCGCAATATACTCTTGTCCGGACACATGGCGATAATACGCGGCCACAGCCGAAGGAATAGCTGCCAGCATACGGAGGAACTTATCGTCGTTGGTTTCAGGCGAGCTGTCCCAAGTTCTGTCGTCTTCCATGCCCAATACGCTTACCGCCGTACGAACGGCGTCCATCGGGTGGGCGCCTTTCGGCAAAAGCTGGATTACGGCCAACAGGTTATCCGACAGGTTTCTGTAAGATTTCTCTTTTGCTGTAAATTCCGCTAGCTGTTCGGCGGTCGGCAGGCTACCTTTGGTCAGGAGGTAAGCCACTTCTTCGAAAGCACAGTGCTCGCAAAGGTCCTGTACCGCATAACCTCTATATATAAGTGAATTTGTAGCCGGATTCACTTTGGAAATTCTGGTATCGTCGGCGATTACGCCAGCGAGGCCTTTGGGAGCTCTAATCGTGTCGCTCATGTCAATGTCAGTTTTGTGGTTTGGTTTGATTGTTTGCAAAACTCCGGACCTCTCCCCCTTACCGCCGATCCGTACGCGCTGTAAAAAAGGATCGCCAGCTTATGACAACACATCGGTTGCGGGCGAAAGTAGTCCGAGATATTTTTTAGTAGACTATATAGCGTCGGAAACCGGAACTGTCCGGCAAAGCGAAACCCGACACCATGAGCCACTCATTAATTCTTTTCAAAAGTCAGGCGAGAGAATATCGCCCATTAACATGCATTCCAATAAAGCCTCCCCGCTTCCCGGTAAGGGAAACGGGGCGCTTGCAATTCTGAAACAGAAAGAAAAAGTAAAGAGGCCAAGGCCAAGATTTGTCAACGCCCCCTTTACGTTTTTCAAGGGAGTCTTATGACATTATTTTAGTACAAAGAAGAGCGTAAAGAGTCTGTTCGAGTATGGTTTACGAAACCTACAGTTCAATAAATTGCCTCCTCGCACCACTCTTTCAACGAGTAAACTAATTTCCCAGATGTACTTAGGGAGCTAAGGAAGCCTATGAATTCCGCTCCGGGAAAATCAGATCAATTCTTTACAAAGTAAAATTGTAAAGCGATTGGTCGTACTCATTATAGTTCTCATAATCAAGAACTTCATACAGTCTCTTACGGGTCTGCATATTATCCAGCAGGCTTTCCTGCGTCCCTTCCTTACGGATGGTCGAAAGTCCGTCTTCCACGGCTTTCATGGCCAAACGCTGGGTAGTTACCGGATAGATAACCAAGTTAT
It encodes the following:
- a CDS encoding bifunctional 2-methylcitrate synthase/citrate synthase produces the protein MSDTIRAPKGLAGVIADDTRISKVNPATNSLIYRGYAVQDLCEHCAFEEVAYLLTKGSLPTAEQLAEFTAKEKSYRNLSDNLLAVIQLLPKGAHPMDAVRTAVSVLGMEDDRTWDSSPETNDDKFLRMLAAIPSAVAAYYRHVSGQEYIAPAEDLGFSANFFHMCFGEVPSEEVVKAFDASMILYAEHSFNASTFTGRVITSTTSDIYSSIVGAIGALKGPLHGGANEQVMHMLKEVGEKAKAKGWLLDALASKRKIMGFGHRVYRNGDSRVPTMRSYMHKVADATNNRKWVEISDALEETMIAEKGIHPNLDFPAGPAYYMMGFEIEMFTPIFVMSRITGWSAHVMEQASANKLIRPLSEYVGPDQRKVTPIGERVCDVAE
- a CDS encoding tetratricopeptide repeat protein, translated to MIRQAFRIFLLGVTLWAPLGLMAQTKVYEEKSAQVYESAMELYAKGKYSAARERFDRYAESGANELLRVNSRYYGAMSAMYLGNSDGEARVRDFVERHPESPLSAKAFYELANHHYSTGKFKSAVLYFEKVNGSSLDRETRADYTFKKAYSYFNLRMFQKALPLFNSIKGIESERKGAASYYAGYIEYEAGDYDKAVKDLKVAGADDAYKNVVPYLIANIYYKQGDDKSLLTYAKPIVDGKGKVGNRSELTLLVAEAYFRAKDYGEAGKYYGKYLKVRKKAPADIYYRAGYSAYRSGASEDAISSFKKAALAKDSLAYYASYYLGSLYLKTDNKNYALTAFDKARKADFNEDIASESDFNYGKLNYDLERFDQAIRSLNNFVKKYPSHKYVTEANELISDAYLNGNNYENAIKHLEGLPYKSPKVRETLQIITFKRGVELFNQDAVEKAIPVFEKSLQYPYDKDIVVKTNYWIAEAHSLRKAFAESIPFYTTSLRMAEDRDNVRLNAMYGLGYAYFNTKQYSLALPYFKNYVTELESRPNKLFYGDALMRLADCYYVDKTYQSALNYYDLAVSQNNPDVDYAYFQKGMIEGVRGNFQTSRAHLAKVVSMEPRSKLREDAIYQMAAFDNESGDYHQSIEDINTLIKSSPHSPVLPLAIELRARNYYNLKKYREAADDYERIIEEFPKASVANDALLGLQGALKFLEKQDELDKYIAMYKKANPESEDLQLVEFETARNLYFSQKYTQGITRLTAYLIDYPESAYKVDAKYFLAECYYRDKQDDNARKWFDDVVADGNNMYVNRSLKKIIDIETLRSNHREAVNSASLLSSLARTKRDQYDAWSALMKSYYSLAKFDSTRFFANQVLEKANVSTNATNSANLYLGKAAYGKKEYNEAIDQFLNTLNTAKDVNGAEAQYLLGKIFHEQGKYEQSTETLIDLNKNFGVYEYWLSKAFLLIADNYIAQDELFQAKATLESIIEGSPVESVVEEAKDRLAQTEKKTREQIQKRDTTQVLMVDSLDAPAEVETNESDSVDVGSEEGSEDEKQQF
- a CDS encoding GAF domain-containing protein; translation: MKTRIGIVNKISLAVIIPSIILLSATAWLVSRELKEKGGEISRQLAVKSAETIAAKIHAGLESEMQTARTLASQLGDLDSLTHSELERFQLKAFSGFLTNSDFAQSIWIDRLPVPETKDEQTKRELHTYAKNGNGTTAFQKRNPAQTSRAHRTAFLDISKGGKEKLLPPLKVKNSYPNASACVPILNEFGQFKGMLKYVFSLASISQIVKANSTEDYEVLLTNSDGKTLFASNKNTDKSNLLGQYEGRNAELRKVMDSGHGAFTFEPEDQDRIICLTPVKLGKSDEYWMLGVTYSLKRHWEAASEVFLSIFLFLTAGYLGLSLIARIAVTKVAKPLQILTEHLKRMAKGEIKSFKNDSNKKDQDEIYDIGRSLNKVIKGLKKKQAFAAEIGKGNLHENLKLESDGDVLGQELIRMRDNLLISKLKEDDEKWISDGLAMFANLLKDNDADTNGFSVTIISALVRRLKANQGSIFLIRNEGDDEYLELEGTYAYDHERVRENRIEVGDTLIGQCALEKDPIFLTDIPDGYTSITSGLGEATPSCICIYPLMAHDEVYGVIEIASFTVFGEKEKSFLTKVSDSLALAFRKIQTSEDTLTLLRQSQQQAEELKTQEEEMRQSMEELAVTQEHMERAQWELRLQRQNLQGIVDSLKVNILAFDQNFKILTINKALKSRYVGTVYDVMDVGVCILDLLDEKDKADWMPRYKAALAGKETELLLELQSKGLTSFRYYNVSPIFDDQNEVIGAAVLSNDVTDNKEYYCQRLEPIFYNMDTATVASNDQ
- the holA gene encoding DNA polymerase III subunit delta, which encodes MSVTAESIIKDMRAGRYAPVYLLQGEETFFIDQVGAFVERNALPEEQRGFNQTVFYGKDSDLKKVVSAARRFPMMAERQVVVVKEAQDLLDWKQEASQKLLLSYLENPVPTTILVFCHKRKNLAKNTKLYKAFDKVGVVLSTKKMYDSQLPQWIKNMVKSKGGVIDDMAAQMLADYIGTDLERLSNEVDKIFLNFKEKGVRLDEEMIRKFVGISKEYNPFELQKAIAFRDVMKANRIVNFFEANPKDHPIIPLISLLYNYFAKLLLLHHASDKSDGHLSRTLGVPPFILKEYRMAARNYDLRKVVACIRYLKEADLASKGVDAPSITQGQILRELVFKVLH
- a CDS encoding TonB-dependent receptor yields the protein MKYSIVLSLFLLSGATAMAQEKKEEGKKPGSLQDAQFEIIKERKNRVGEADRRYEKIPPQPQLDREHQAQQFDIKDYDLGLPLFSPTIRVLKMKKEKRPSYTPNYVKAGFGSYVSPYLELYLANPKSRDMNWNVRAAHASSLNGPVDSKNSGASETAIDLGGEFIGKRAVLSGNLFYNRRGVHFYGYDSDIDPTPDASDIAQNWNTFGANIGFRNVDRDLMQLDLGTDFYYMKGKSGISEIGWTIGGESEFDLGGDWALGLDGDVIISSLDKPVEKESRSYVSVRPTIKFRPNVFLIEAGVSINYQSDTVENLASAVIAPLLKATYEFDGAGKISAGIRGGVDYNSYQSFVEENPFLADTIAIFNTAKDYELFLEGDYALLGSLGITGGFSYARYTNMPFFVNDYVRDPAQFIIIYDDETDVTKFFADLYYDFQEKFRLTAGLEYNGYSVSDQLKEAWHRPTLIFRGGFDYKITEKIGFNTKFEALTGIKALDEKGEAIDLDAILDLDVKGTYQVNKKISAFVLLDNLLSKDNAYYYRYPTRGLMVMGGVGVSF